The following are from one region of the Anabas testudineus chromosome 2, fAnaTes1.2, whole genome shotgun sequence genome:
- the cdk15 gene encoding cyclin-dependent kinase 15, translating into MEELSQWVRRCCCGEEKEEEKQKKGRREKEEEEDEEEEEDNVEKEEEVKTEELSFRKNSSLTSHRPDEVGELLDLDQPGLSHCRSRSHWFHTLQVRRLRVQRGRSNSDPLRGESGEDGFTWKAGLQFGAAQSYLSLQKLGEGAFASVFKGISRINGQLVALKVIRMKTEEGVPFTAIREASLLKGLKHANIVLLHDIVHTRDSLTLVFEYVQTDLAQYMIQHPGGLHSHNIRIFMFQLLRGLCYIHSRRILHRDLKPQNLLISYLGELKLADFGLARSRSIPSQTFSSEVVTLCYRPPDVLLGSTDYSMALDMWGAGCVFIEMLQGTPAFPGDSDVFGQLQKIWTVLGVPSEDSWPGVSLLPNFRPEASVQSEPKQFRMVWKRLNQLPCKTEDLVQRMLKVVPTNRISAQDALQHSYFGTLPAPIMHLRDTVSIFKVPSVGLEPEVRDIFHPRRKVRLSLLPAAKCC; encoded by the exons atggaggagCTGTCTCAGTGGGTGAGGAGGTGCTGctgtggagaggaaaaggaggaagagaagcagaaaaaagggaggagagaaaaagaagaagaagaagacgaagaagaagaagaagacaatgttgaaaaggaggaggaggtgaagacgGAGGAGCTGAGCTTCAGGAAAAACTCAAGTTTGACGTCTCACCGTCCTGATGAGGTTGGTGAACTG CTGGATCTGGACCAGCCTGGCTTATCCCACTGCAGGTCCCGGTCTCACTGGTTCCACACTCTGCAGGTCCGACGGCTCCGTGTTCAGAGAGGACGCAGCAACAGTGACCCACTGAGGGGAGAGAGCGGGGAGGACGGGTTCACCTGG AAAGCAGGTCTGCAGTTCGGAGCAGCTCAGTCTTACCTCAGTCTGCAGAAACTGGGTGAAGGGGCGTTTGCCTCAGTGTTCAAAGGCATCAGCAG GATAAACGGGCAGCTGGTGGCTCTGAAGGTGATCCGTATGAAGACGGAGGAGGGCGTCCCGTTCACGGCCATCAGAGAAG CGTCTCTGCTCAAAGGTCTGAAACACGCCAACATCGTCCTCCTTCACGACATCGTCCACACCAGAGACTCTCTGACGTTGGTCTTTGAATACGTG CAGACCGATTTGGCCCAGTACATGATCCAGCATCCTGGAGGTCTGCACTCTCACAACATCAGG ATCTTCATGTTCCAGTTGTTGCGAGGTCTCTGCTACATCCACAGTCGGAGGATCCTCCACAGAGACCTGAAGCCTCAGAACTTGCTCATCAGCTACCTGGGAGAACTCAAGCTGGCTGACTTTG GTCTGGCTCGGTCCAGGTCCATCCCCAGTCAGACCTTCTCCTCTGAGGTGGTGACTCTATGTTACCGACCCCCCGACGTCCTGCTGGGATCCACAGACTACTCCATGGCCCTGGACATGTG GGGGGCTGGGTGTGTCTTCATAGAGATGCTGCAGGGGACGCCGGCCTTCCCCGGAGACTCTGACGTGTTCGGACAACTGCAGAAGATCTGGACG GTCCTGGGCGTACCCTCTGAGGACTCGTGGCCTGGAGTCAGTCTGCTGCCTAATTTTAGACCAG AAGCTTCTGTCCAGTCTGAGCCAAAACAGTTTAGGATGGTTTGGAAAAG ATTGAACCAACTGCCCTGTAAGACTGAGGACCTGGTCCAAAGGATGCTGAAAGTGGTTCCCACAAACCGGATCTCTGCACAGGATGCTCTGCAGCACTCATACTTTGGCACGCTGCCCGCTCCCATCATGCACCTCAGAGACA cAGTGTCAATCTTCAAGGTTCCAAGTGTAGGTCTGGAGCCTGAGGTCAGAGACATTTTTCACCCCAGACGGAAAGTCCGGCTCTCTTTGCTGCCTGCTGCTAAATGCTGCTGA
- the LOC113164006 gene encoding frizzled-7-A-like, producing the protein MVVWRTWYWVWITDLFFQPCTSQYEKGISIPEHGFCQPISIPLCTDIAYNQTIMPNLLGHTNQEDAGLEVHQFYPLVKVQCSVDLKFFLCSLYAPVCTVLQQPIPPCRSLCEQARQGCEPLMNKFGFQWPERLCCENFPVHGAGEICVGQNTSDSISHTSKQTPNLIEAVTVPPYMRTNQLFSCPLQLQVPTYLNYCFLGAKDCGAPCETTKPNGLVYFSEEEIKFCRLWVGIWSILCCFSTLFTVLTYLVDMRRFRYPEKPIIFLSGCYFMVALAYTTGFLLEDKVACMDNFKENGYRLVVQGTKKEGCTILFMILYFFGMASSIWWVVLSLTWFLSAGMKWGHEAIEANSQFFHLVAWGVPAVKTITILAMGQVDGDLLTGVCYVGVYNVDNLRGFVLVPLFVYLSIGTSFLLAGFVSLFRIRTIMKRDGSKTDKLEKLMVRIGVFSVLYTVPATIVIACYFYEQAFRPQWERTWQLQTCQHFAMPCPAATSAPMTPDFTVFMIKYLMTMIMGITSGFWIWSWKTLQLWRRVYQRLSNKNLGESF; encoded by the coding sequence atgGTGGTGTGGAGAACTTGGTACTGGGTCTGGATAACGGATCTCTTCTTCCAGCCGTGCACCAGTCAGTATGAAAAAGGGATTTCCATTCCAGAACACGGCTTCTGCCAGCCCATCTCCATCCCCCTGTGCACTGACATCGCCTACAACCAGACCATCATGCCAAACCTCCTGGGTCATACCAACCAGGAGGACGCTGGTTTGGAGGTCCACCAGTTCTACCCATTGGTTAAAGTCCAATGCTCTGTGGACCTAAAGTTCTTCCTGTGCTCCTTGTATGCACCAGTATGTACGGTTCTGCAGCAGCCCATCCCACCCTGCAGGTCTCTGTGTGAGCAGGCTCGTCAGGGCTGCGAGCCACTCATGAATAAGTTCGGGTTCCAGTGGCCAGAGAGGCTGTGCTGTGAGAACTTCCCAGTCCACGGCGCAGGAGAGATCTGCGTGGGCCAGAACACCTCAGACAGCATCAGCCACACGTCCAAACAGACCCCTAACCTTATAGAGGCTGTTACCGTGCCACCGTACATGCGGACCAACCAGCTTTTCTCCTGCCCCCTGCAGCTCCAGGTGCCCACCTACCTCAACTACTGCTTTCTGGGGGCAAAGGACTGCGGGGCCCCCTGTGAGACCACCAAACCCAATGGACTTGTGTACTTCAGTGAGGAGGAAATAAAGTTTTGCCGTCTCTGGGTCGGTATCTGGTCCATCTTATGCTGTTTCAGCACCCTCTTCACCGTGCTCACGTACTTGGTGGACATGAGGCGGTTCCGATATCCAGAGAAACCAATCATCTTCTTGTCCGGCTGCTACTTCATGGTGGCGCTGGCCTACACCACGGGCTTCCTGCTGGAGGACAAAGTCGCGTGCATGGATAACTTTAAGGAGAACGGGTACAGACTGGTGGTCCAGGGAACCAAAAAAGAAGGCTGCACCATTCTGTTCATGATCCTCTATTTCTTTGGCATGGCCAGCTCCATCTGGTGGGTGGTCCTGTCCCTCACCTGGTTCCTGTCTGCAGGGATGAAGTGGGGCCACGAGGCCATTGAGGCCAACTCGCAGTTCTTCCACCTGGTAGCCTGGGGGGTGCCGGCAGTGAAAACCATTACCATCCTAGCCATGGGCCAGGTGGACGGGGACCTGCTCACAGGTGTCTGCTATGTGGGGGTCTACAACGTGGACAACCTGCGGGGCTTCGTCCTGGTGCCGCTCTTCGTCTACCTCTCCATCGGTACGTCCTTCCTGCTGGCTGGCTTTGTGTCACTCTTCAGAATCCGCACCATCATGAAACGTGACGGTTCCAAGACGGACAAACTGGAGAAGCTGATGGTGCGGATTGGCGTGTTTAGCGTCCTGTACACGGTGCCCGCCACCATCGTCATCGCCTGCTACTTCTACGAGCAGGCATTCCGGCCGCAGTGGGAGAGGACGTGGCAGCTGCAGACCTGTCAACACTTTGCCATGCCCTGTCCAGCCGCAACCTCTGCACCGATGACGCCGGACTTTACCGTGTTCATGATCAAGTACCTGATGACCATGATCATGGGCATCACATCTGGCTTCTGGATCTGGTCTTGGAAGACTCTGCAGTTGTGGCGCCGGGTTTATCAAAGACTGAGTAACAAAAATCTAGGGGAGAGTTTCTGA